The following are encoded together in the Chloroflexota bacterium genome:
- a CDS encoding TIGR03617 family F420-dependent LLM class oxidoreductase: MPMHFDASLPPLPLRDVPPVAQAAEATGFAAIWTTETQHNPFLPHPLIAEHTRRLQMGTAVAIAFARSPADLAYTAWDLAAVSGGRFILGLGTQVKAHITRRFGMAWPDSVVGKLREEIQAIRAFWRTWQHGERLNFRGEYYKLTLMSPFFNPGPIEHPDIPIYIAGVNTGLARLAGEAADGFLVHPFHTVRYLQEVLLPAINEGAAKATRPRPQIQLTAFVVTDAEEENFVRSQIAFYASTPSYRRVMRLHGWEDVAERLSALAARGQWEAMPALVSDEMLHTFAVVASPAELPAALEERYRGLADRLSLYTPFVPGQKDDLWQRLTRHFN, from the coding sequence ATGCCTATGCACTTCGATGCTTCCCTTCCCCCTTTACCGCTTCGCGATGTGCCTCCGGTGGCGCAGGCTGCCGAGGCGACGGGGTTCGCTGCTATTTGGACGACCGAGACGCAGCACAACCCCTTTCTGCCGCATCCGCTGATTGCCGAACACACCCGCCGTTTGCAAATGGGCACCGCGGTGGCGATTGCCTTTGCCCGCAGCCCCGCCGACCTGGCCTACACCGCGTGGGATCTGGCCGCGGTCTCCGGTGGCCGGTTCATCTTGGGGTTGGGCACCCAGGTCAAGGCACACATCACCCGCCGCTTTGGCATGGCATGGCCCGACTCGGTGGTGGGCAAACTGCGGGAAGAAATTCAAGCCATTCGTGCTTTTTGGCGCACCTGGCAACACGGTGAAAGGCTCAATTTCCGCGGCGAATATTACAAACTGACGCTGATGTCGCCGTTTTTCAACCCTGGCCCGATAGAGCACCCTGATATTCCCATTTACATCGCGGGTGTCAACACCGGGCTGGCGCGGTTGGCGGGTGAGGCCGCCGATGGCTTCCTGGTGCATCCCTTCCACACGGTGCGCTACCTGCAGGAAGTGCTGCTCCCGGCTATCAACGAGGGCGCGGCCAAGGCGACGCGTCCCCGCCCGCAAATTCAACTGACTGCTTTCGTGGTGACCGACGCCGAAGAGGAAAATTTCGTGCGCTCGCAGATTGCGTTCTACGCGAGCACGCCTTCTTACCGGCGGGTCATGCGCTTGCATGGCTGGGAAGATGTGGCCGAGCGGCTTTCCGCCCTCGCTGCCCGCGGCCAGTGGGAAGCCATGCCCGCGCTGGTTTCCGACGAAATGCTGCACACTTTTGCCGTCGTGGCTTCCCCCGCCGAGTTGCCGGCGGCTTTGGAAGAGCGTTACCGTGGGCTTGCCGACCGGTTGAGCCTCTATACCCCCTTCGTCCCCGGCCAGAAAGACGACCTCTGGCAACGGCTTACGCGCCACTTCAACTAA